The genomic stretch AAAAAAGGAACAATTAAAGAAATATTTGATGAAGAAACCAAAGGTTTAGATGTTCGTTTTTTCTCTGAAGCAATTGACATTACCGAATTGCCTTCTGCCTATAAAAATGCCGAAACGGTTAGAAATCAAATGACCGAATTCGGTTTGGGAGAAGTTATTGATGAAGTCATGCCTTTTGGTTGTATTATGGCTGGGAATGTTGGAAAAAATCCACCTTGGAGGCGTAGAAAAAAGAATAGAAACAATGAAAATTCTAAATAATTTAGGAGCTATTACAGTGGTTATTTTACTTTTAGTATTGGTATCTCCAATCTTAATTGGTTTAATAATCATATTTGTTCCTTTTGCGATAATTGGTGGTTTTCTTTTACAGAAGAAAATGCAAACGAGAATTCAAATATGCTTTAGAAATTAACAATGGAAAAATTTTCTTTCTATATGGCGAATATCATGAATTTGACTTCTTGACTTATTTCGAAACACATCATTCAGAAATTATCTGTTTGCAGATTCCAAATCGTTCTATTGATGATTTATTTATAGATCATTTGATGCAAGGTAGAAAGCCGAAAAGTTTACCTAAATTGGTGAAAATAGATGGCAATAATTTACTTGTAAAAGAACATTACAATTCGTTCAAGCATTGTATTAGAAGAACAAATAATACGAATCGCTTTTTTGAATTGATAGAAAGTTCTATTCAAAATTTAGAAAAACCACCTTATAAAGAGGTGTGATATGGTAAGACACATTGTAAACAAACATATTCCACAAAAAAATGTAATTTACTCAACTATTAGTTAATCATACCAAACTTGTGAACACATTACAAAACATAGCATATTCCTGTAAAAACTACCTTTCTGACGATTGGAAAGCGAAATATGGCACGTTTTTACAAAATGAACATTTGTCTTTGCTTGCGCGAAATGTCTCAGCATTATATGAAAATGATGTGGAGAAATTTCATGGGAAGCCTAACTTTGAAGAAGAAATAATTCCAGATATTAAAGAAGCGTTTTCTATCTTTAAAGAACAATTTCGAGTATTTAAAAAGTATTATTTTGAAGAGAATCACTTAACGCGAAAAGCATTTGCAACTGCGTTGGAAAAAACATCGTTTGCAAACATTTTGATACTTTCTGGACAACGATTAACCTCAGCAAGTATGCAAGATGAAAACGCAATTCCGCCATTGCGACACGATTTACTAAAACATAGTTTTGAATTGCACAATGCCCAAATTTCTAAAGCGGTTCGTGCTTGGGAAAAACATGCGCAACGCTCTTCGGAAAGTTTTTGGGGAACGGTAAAAGGAAATGCTGAAGACAAGGAAGTTAAAGTCAAAAAACTTATTGAACACATTCTAAAACATAAAACATGGTGGAATGTTTTTACACATTATAAACACGATTTAGTGTATGAAATTCGAATTCCAAGCGGTCACGGAATTCGTTGGAAAAAAGAAAATTTAGAACTCATTGGATTTTTAGAACCTTTTGAAGAGTACGATTATGGAAGAAAATGAATCAACATACACGTTTACAAAAGAAGAATGGGAAACTTGCCTAAAGGTTTTGCATGCATTGAAAGAAAATCCGTTGGAGAATCCAGATAATCAACAATTTGGAACGTTGATTACGAAGATTTCTAAAAAGGCGAAAAAATCGAATCGAAAAGATTCTTTTTCGACAAAAAAACAAGAAGATTTAAAGACAATTCTGAATAGTGAAATTTCTAAAAAGGCATTGGAAAATACAACAGTTTATCAAGATGCTACAGAAACTTCACAATCGTTTACAAAATTGAATGTTCCTAGAAATTGTTATTGCTGTAATACTTCATATTCGTTTGCGCATTCGTTCTATAACCGATTGTGTCCAAAATGCGCAGAACTCAATTACGCAAACCGTTTCAAAGAAATTGATTTAACAAATCGCAACATAATTTTAACTGGCGGACGCGTAAAAATTGGTTATGCAACTGCGTTAAAAATGTTACGAGCAAACGCACATGTAACAGTTACAACACGTTTTCCTGCAAGCGCATTAGATTTGTTTCGTCAAGAAAAAGATTATGCAACCTGGAAAGATAATTTAGTCATTTATGGATTAGATTTACGAAATTTAAAAGCCGTTGAAAATTTCATTACGTATTATAAAAACACACATACAACACTCGATATTCTCATCAATAATGCAGCGCAAACCATAAAATATACCGATCAATATTATACGCCATTAATTGCAAAAGAGCAACAATTAGCATTTGGCTTTTCGGAACAAAAAAACTTATTTACAAACGAAACGCCTGTGGCAACTGTGAACTTATTAGAAAATCATGTTGAGAAAAGCTATTTAGAACTCAATCGATTTGGGCAACCAATTGACAATCGAACTAAAAATAGTTGGAATGCTACGTTGGAAGAAATTTCGATGCAAGAATTAATTGAAGTTAACTTAATCAATCAGATTTCTCCATATTTTTTGATTAAAGAATTGTTGCCATTATTGAAAAAATCAACATTCAAGAATAAGCATATTATCAATGTTACTTCTTCCGAAGGACAATTTAGTTACGACAATAAAACCATGTTTCATCCGCATACAAATATGACCAAAGCAGCATTGAACATGATGACATTAACATCGGCTAAAACTTTTGAAAAAGATCATATTTACATGAATGCCGTTGATGTTGGTTGGGTTTCGACTGGCGCGCGCGAAACCTTGCGAAAAAAGCAGTTTGAAAAAGGGTACATTCCGCCACTTGATCCTGTTGATGGTGCTTCGAGAATTGTACATCCGATTTATGAAATTGAAAAAAACAATACTATATTTACAGGAAAGTTGCTTAAAAACTACGCTGTTGTAGATTGGTAAACAGCTATATATAAAATATTGAAAAGCAAAGATTGATGGTTTAACTGGAAGAACACCTGGATCATCTCTGGAAGTGTGAGTTCGAATCTCGCTCAGTCTTTGCTCAAAAAAAACGGCAACAGTAGTAGCTCAATTGGAAGAGTGCCTGCCTGTCACGCAGGAAGTTGCGGGTTCGAATCTCGCTTACTGTTGCTTATTTTGATTAGAACAATTATAAATAAACCCTCATATTTGGAAGGAACCTATTAAAAATTACATATTTGCCACACTAATGATAAAAAGTTATGTACATATAGCTGCTATTTGTCTGCAAAGTCAAGACAAAAATCGCGAAATGGTTGAACCGTTTTTGCGAAACAGGATGCTTTATGTATATTTTTATGAGTGAGTTTTAATATGAAATAACACAAAAACTATAAATACAACAAGCGTCCAAGAAATTGGGCGCTTTTTTTATGAAATAAATTTAAAAAATGATCAACGCATAATCAAATAGAAAAATAAAAGATTGAAACGAAAAACAATTGAGAGACAGACAGTTGGTGAAAAGTTCAGTATCCGTAAGAAACGGACAGGAATTCCTATGTCTAAAAATAAATATAACTAGTTGATTATCAATAATTTAAATTAAAAAAAGATTTGTGTATTCAAAAAATAGTTTTCATATTTGCAACGTCAAAAATAATAAAAGAGACATCATGAAATATAGTATACATCACATATCTGATCTAACCAGTTGCCTTCGTTCGCCGAAGCGTTGGAACCAGTTTTTACAAGAACTGACAGGAGCTATTGTGTATATATACAAACGGGAGAATTATAAAGATATGTTACGCTAATCGTAACTATGAACACACTTTATAAAAGCATCTCCCGAAAACGAGATGCTTTTTTTGTGGTTTATATTTTGGTGGCTCAAGAAGCTGTTAAATATCGCAATGACAAGGTGGCTGAATGGTGAAGGCAACAGTCTGCAAAACTGTTTTCTATGAGTTCGAATCTCATCCTTGTCTCAATGATTGTATAGTATCAAACTTGTTTGAATTGTATATAATCCAATTTACCACAAAATAGTATCGTGACTCAATGGTAGAGTGCTCGACTGTCTCTCGAGAAGTTGCGGGTTCAAATCCCGTCGGTACTGCAAAACTGAGAAGATAAAATAGAAAAATTAAAGCTTTTTCTATACATAAATTAAAAATGCTCCGTTCGTCTAACGGCTAGGACACCTGCCTTTCGAGCAAAAGATAAAGGTTGGTCCGAGGCATGCTCGGAATCTTACGGAGTACAAATTGCAGGAATGGCGGAACTGGTATACGCGGCTGTCTTAGAAACAGTCTTTTGAGAGTTCGAATCTCTCTTCCTGTACAAAATGCAATCTTGAAAGGAGTGCAATAAGTTTATGGTGTAATGGATAGCACATTGGTTTACGAAGCCAAGAGTATAGAGCCTGTGCTGAACTTGATTCAGTATTCGAATCCTATTAGACTTGCAAAAGAAAAGAAACATAGTTTAATTTTTAAAATAGTGGATTTTTATTCCAAAGATGCAAGTGAGAATCTTGCTGTTTCTGAAACTTTTTAAAAATAAAAAATAAGCATTCAAAATACATATCACTATGTTTTTAAATCCGGTCTCATTATCGTTATACCAAAACGGTTTTGAGACTATTTAATTTAAAATATCACGTATAAAAATCGCATCATTAATTTTTTTTATATATCTATTTGCGAAAAATGATGAACTTGAAAAATACTACAATTGACATCAATCAAGGTTTTCAGGATTTAAAAGGGAAATGATATTGAATTTTCAGGAAATCAAATGTCAACTCTAAACAAACAAATTTGGTTGAACTTCTTTAAAATAGACTAAAAACTAATTACGGTTTTCTCGTTAATCGCCCATTATTAGTATAATGAGTAGTATGTGAGTAGTGTTTTTTCATTTAATGTGATATTCCTTGTTTTATATTTACTTAAAATTAATTTAAAATTTTAGCATGAAAAAAATCTACTTAATTACATTCCTGTTAGTCTCAGCAGTTATGTATTCACAATCAAAAATTGATTGGACAAAAATGAATGATAACCCAGACGCTACTTTTTATCAAGTACAAGAAAACTTCAATAATTACTGGGAAAATAAAACACCCGAAAGAGGTAAAGGTTATAAACCTTTTAAACGCTGGGAAGATTATATGGCACCAAGAGTGTATCCTTCTGGAGATATGTCTTTACCTACCACAACTTACGATAACTATATGAGGTGGCAATTAACCAACGCTAATTCAATTCAGAAATCTTCTGCAGCAGTAACAAGTAACTGGGCACAGCTTGGCCCAATAGGTCCAGCAGCGGGTCCTTCTCCTTATACAACTACTGGAGCAGGGCGTGTAAATTTTTTATACTTTGATCCAACAAATACAAATACAATGTATGTGGGCGCACCAGATGGAGGTTTATGGAAATCAACCAATGGCGGAACATCTTGGACAACAAACACTGATTTTTTAACAATTATTGGATGTTCCAGTTTGGCAATTGATCCTACCAATACACAAATAATGTATTTGGCAACTGGTGACTTAGAAGGAAATAGAAATAGTATTGGTATATTAAAATCTATAGATGGAGGTGCTACTTGGAATCCTACTGGTTTAGTAATAGATGCATCTAGCAGTTGGAAACTATCTAAGTTATTAATGGATCCAAGTGATTCTTCAAGAATGATTGTTGCTAGTAACGTAGGTATATGGAGAACTTCAGATGGATGGGCAACGAGCACATTTTCTAGTTTAAATGGTGATTTCCCAGTTTTAAAAGATATGGAATTTAAGCCTGGACTATTAAATGCTAATACCGTATATGCTTCTGGTGATAAATTATATAAATCAACTGATTTTGGAGTAAATTGGTCACAAATTACAACAGGTATACCGACCTCCGGAGTTTCACGTATTGCACTAGCAGTAACTGCCGGAAATGATGCGTATGTATATGCGATTATTGGTAAGTCAAGTGACCAATCTTATATGGGAACTTATCGTTCTACAGATAGTGGTGATACTTTTTCAACGATGTCTACAACACCTAACTTATTAGCTTATGCAGCAGATGGTTCAGATACTGGAGGACAAGCGTCATATGACTTATCAATTGTAGCATCACCTACAGATGCTGACAATATAACCATTGGTGGTGTAAATCACTGGAGATCTTTTAATGGAGGTGCAACATGGCAAAATACATCCGTATGGGATTCTGGTGAGATTCATGCAGATATACATGAAATTACATATTTACCAGGTAGTTCTTCAACAATGTTTTCTTGTAACGATGGTGGTTTGTTTAGATCTGTTGATAACGGAAATGCTTGGACAGACATTAGCGGAAATTTAGCCATTGGGCAAGTTGTAAAGTTAGGATTGTCTAGTAATAATCCAAATGGAATTGTAGCAGGTGAGCAAGATAATGGTACTATACTAAATACAACAACCATTAATGATTGGTATGCTATCAATGGTGGTGATGGTGGTGAATGTTTTATCGATTATACGAATAACGATATAGTGTATGTGCAATATGTTGAAGGTAAATATGGTCGTACATTAGATGGTGGACTGTCGGCAACTACTCCAATTCAAACAGGACTTCCAACTGGTATAGATTTCTATAGCCCTTTTAAAATGCATCCTACAGTTAACACAACAATTTATTCTGGTGGTACACCAACGTTATATACTTCTACTAACCAAGGAGACAATTGGTCAGCATTAGGAACTTCATCGGGTACAGGAAGTGTTAAAGATTTTGTTGTAGCTCCAAGTGACCCAACGGTTATTTATACAGTTCAAACAGATGCTATCTCTAAATCAACTGATTCTGGAACTTCATTCTCAAATGTTACAGGAACACTACCAACAACAGTTGCGTTTTCTAGTATAACAGTTTCTACTACAGATGCTAATAAAGTTTGGATTACCTATTCTGGTTATAATGCTCCTAATAAAGTATTCAAATCTACAGATGGTGGTTCATCATGGACTAATATTTCAACAGGATTACCAAACTTACCAATGAATACTCTTGTATATAGAAATGGAGGAATTGCTGATGAAATCTATGTTGGAGCAGATGTTGGTGTGTTTATTATTAACAATAATGCAACCTCATGGCAACCATATATGACAAATTTACCGCATGCAGCTGTAAGAGATTTAGAGATTTTTTACGGAACAACACCAGCTTTATTAAGAGCAGGAACATATGGTAGAGGAGTTTGGGAAACTGAAGTTAATTCTCAAACTTTAGGAATAGATGACATAGTTAGTGTTAGTAATGATAATGAAGTATTGATTTCTATAAACAATGAATCTTTAGAAATAAAATCTTCTATTCACAACATAGAAAAAGTTGTTGTATACGATGTACTAGGTAAGAAAGTGTTTGAAAAAAAGGCAATCAATGCTACTACATTACATATGACATCTCTATATAGAAGTCAGCGCATTTTATTTGTGAAAACTTTACTGTCTGATGGTGGTATTGTTGTAAAGAAAATTCTGTTTTAATATTTTTTAAGCATTTATTAATAATCAAGTCCTAATGCGTAAGTGTTAGGACTTTTTTTATATCGTTAGTTTGAAAAACACAATTCCTACAATCAAAACTTCATAACAAGGGTTATTTCCCCTTTTAAATCTAAGGTATTCCCTAGTATACACTATTATAGAAACGTTTAATTTTATTCCTTAAAAGTTCGAGGAAAATAATCTGATTATAAATGTGTTTATGAATAGAGGTTGTAGTCATTCGTAATTAATCAAACACATGGAATCTTCGAACTTCCAAAAATCCTGAGTCTAGCACTCGGGATTTTTATATTTCTTCTATTTCTATGTAAAGTTTTGGAAAAATTCTCGTCTGAATGCAGACTGTTTGTTTTTACGTATTTTTGCAAATCTCAAACACAAACAAGCTTATAACATGGACAAATCATATTACGACCCAAGAGACTTAAAAAAATTCGGATCTATCACAGATTGGAGTGAAGAACTTGGGAATAAATTCTTTGACTATTACGGTAAAGTCTTTGAAGAAGGCGCTTTAACACCACGCGAAAAATCATTAATTGCATTGGCAGTTGCACATACCGAACAATGTCCGTATTGCATTGATGCCTACACAAAAGATGGCTTACAACGCGGAATTACTAAAGAAGAAATGATGGAAGCAATTCATGTTGGTGCTGCCATAAAAAGTGGCGCAACATTGGTACATGGCGTGCAAATGATGAATAAAGTGAATAAGTTGGAAATGTGAGCAGGCTGTTGGTTTTGCTATGCAAAACCTTACAGATCGCTTATCCTGAGCGGAGTCGAAGGATCTATTAAATGTTTATTTCTTTAATCTTAAAAAAATTGTAAATCCTATCATATTATTAGGAAAAAATAAAAACAATACATGGCGACAAAGTCCCTACAAAAAAGAGAAAGTGAACTTGCAAATAGTAACCGACAATTGGAAATTCTGTCAAACGGAATCTTTCAAAGTGGCGAATTACCAACGTTTGCAAACAAAATAAAAGAGACAAATCAATTTCCCCTTAAACCCAAAACGATTGAAATATTACAAATCAATTTGGGCTATATGTGCAATCAAGTTTGTTCACATTGTCATGTAGATGCTGGTCCGGATAGAAAGGAAATCATGACGCGCGAAACGATGCAGCAATGTTTGGATGTAATTAAAAAAACTGGCGCACATACACTCGATCTGACTGGCGGAGCTCCAGAAATGAATCCAGATTTTCGTTGGTTTGTGGAAGAAGCTTCCAAAGTTGGTGTAAAAGATTTCATTGTTCGATCAAACTTAACAATCATTCGTGCAAACAAAAAATATTACGACTTGCCTGAATTTTTTAAAAAACACAACGTTCATGTCGTTTCTTCCATGCCGCATTGGACACGTGGAAAAACAGACAAACAACGTGGCGACGGAGTTTTTGACAAATCAATAAAAGCATTACAAGAACTCAACGCCGTTGGTTACGGAATTCCAGGAAGTTCATTACGTTTGGACTTAGTGTACAATCCGTCAGGAGCATTTTTGCCAGGCGATCAAGTTGCGATGGAAAAAGAGTTTAAAAAAGCATTATTTGACGATTTTGACATTCAATTTCACAACCTATTTGCCATTACGAATTTGCCAATAAGTCGTTTCTTGGATTACCTTATTGCTTCTGAAAACTACGAAGATTACATGTATTCGTTGGTAGAAGCATTCAATCCTGGCGCGGTTGCAAATGTTATGTGTACCAACACAATTTCTGTAAGTTGGGACGGTTGGTTATACGATTGCGATTTCAATCAAATGCTCGATTTAAAAGTCGCTAGCAAATCGCAACACATCTCAGAATACAACGAAGAAGAATTAAGCAAAAGAACTATAATTATCTCACAACATTGTTACGGTTGTACGGCTGGCGCAGGAAGCAGTTGTCAAGGAACAGTTGCTTAAATATCAATAGTACAAATTAGACATTGTAGAATTACTCAATCTCGATACAAAATTCTTTCAGAATTCCACTCGATCTGACGCAATTCTAAATCAAAAAACGTCAATTCGAGTGTTTTTTTATCAAAAAAAATGTATCGAGAATAGTTTTTTGAATGCTTTAAATTTAATTCGAAATTAAATGAAAAACATATTCTATATCATCATTCTTTTATGTTTCGCTTTCGCGAATGGACAATCGGCGTTAGACAGTCTATTACTAAAAGAAAACAAACAATCCGTTCCATATATCACAGTTGCCGAACTGGTAAAAAAGAAAAATTTCGTACTGCTTGATAGTCGTGAAAAAGTAGAATTTGAAACAAGCCACATTAAAAATGCAAGTTTTGTTGGCTATGACAAATTCAAACTGAAAAAAATAAAAAACCTACTTCCAAAAGATAAAAATGAACCAATTGTTGTGTATTGTTCCTTAGGAATTCGCTCTGAAGATATTGCCGAAAAGCTTCAAAAAGCAGGTTATACCAACGTATACAATCTATACGGCGGAATTTTCGAATGGAAAAACAAAGACAATCCAGTTATTGATACCAAAGGAAACGAGACCGAAAATGTTCACACTTTTGATGAAAATTGGAGCATTTGGCTCAAAAAAGGTATCAAAATCTACGAAAAAGAAAAATCTAAAAAAGACAAGCAATAAACATGCGAAAAAATTCAACGCTTCTCATGACGTTTACACGAAATCCTGAACTCGGAAAAGTAAAAACGCGCTTGGCAAAAGGTATTGGCGAAAAAGCTGCTTTAGAAGTTTACATCAAACTTTTAGAACATACCGAAAGCGTACTTCGAAAAATAAAAACAGACAAATGTATTTGGTATTCGGTATCGGTTAGAGAAAATGATCTTTGGAGTGATAAATCGTATCAAAAAAAGAAACAAATTGGTACTGATTTAGGAGAACGAATGTTACATGCATTTCAAGATGCTTTCCAAAACAACTACGAAAAAGTAATTATCATTGGAAGCGATTTATTCGATTTACAACCTAAACACATTGAACAAGCGATTGAAGCTTTAGACACTAACGATGTTGTAATTGGTCCTGCACAAGATGGCGGATACTATTTATTAGGCATGAAAACATTGCACGAAAAAGCGTTTGTACCTAAAAATTGGGGAACTGAAACGGTTTTGGCAGACACGCTAAACGATTTAGACAACCAAACAATTCACTTACTAGAAACATTAAACGATATAGATCACGCAGAAGATTTAGTACCTTACGAAACATTTAAAAAATACCTACATAAAAAGTAGACCTAATAAATTGAAACATTCATGTTAAAACACATCACAGAAACTACAGAATATTTAGTAAATAAAGGATTTGACAAACCAGAAATCGGGATTGTTCTCGGAACTGGTTTAGGAAAACTCATTGATGATATCGAAATCATTGCGGAAGTACATTATAACAATATTCCACATTTTCCATTGGCAACCGTAGAATTCCACACAGGAAAACTCGTTTATGGAATGTTGGCTGGAAAAAAAGTAATTGTCATGCAAGGGCGTTTTCATTTATATGAAGGTTACGATTTTATAGACATTACGTATCCAATTCGCATCATGCACAAATTAGGAATCAAAAATCTTTTGGTTTCAAATGCTGCTGGCGCAATTAATTTAGATTACAAAAAAGGTGACATTATGATTATTGACGATCATATCAACTTACAAGGCGGATCGCCATTAGCATTCAAAGGCGTTAGTCAATTTGGCGAACGTTTTGCAGATATGAGCGCGCCGTATGACGCAGAAATGATTGCAAAAGTGGAAGAAATTGCCGCAGATAAAAATATCAAAATACAAAAAGGAGTCTACGCAAGTGTTGTAGGTCCACAATTGGAAACACGTGCAGAATATAGAATGCTCAAAATAATTGGCGCAGATGCTGTCGGAATGAGTACAGTTCCTGAGGTTATTGTAGCAAATCATTTAAACGTTCCTTGTTTGGCGGTTTCTGTCTTAACAGACGAATGCGATCCTGAGAATTTAGCGCCTGTAAATATTGCCGAAATCATAGAAATTGCAGGACAAACAGAACCAAAAATGATTACACTTTTTAGTGAATTGATTAAAACATTGTAAATTATTTGGGCGTGTCCTCCGAAAAAAATCGGAGGTCGCGCCTTCGCTAGTCGCTTTTGCTCGCGCACTCACAAAGAGCTCCAACAATAGCTCAGTCACTCACGCAAAAAATAGTATTGAGATATTAGTATTGAGAATTGAGAATTGAGAAAATAAAAGTTTAGGAGTTTATAAGTTGAAGAGTTTAATAAAAAAACGAATCAACAAAAAACAAATTAACAAGTAATGAGTTATGAGTTATGAGTTATGAGTTATGAAAAAACAGAATTAAAATCAAGTTGACAAAACAAATCAACAAAAAACAAACAAACAAACAAACAAACAGATCAACAAAAACATGAGTTATTTAGATACTACACATGACGTTTATAAAGAAGCAGCTTTAACACCTGATGTTGGACTTTGCTGTACAACAAATCCAATTTGGGAATTACCAGGTTTAAAGATTCCAAGAATCATGCAGGAAATGAATTATGGTTGCGGAAGCACGGTTCATGCGCGTGATTTAACCAACAATCCGACCATGTTATATGTTGGCGTTGGTGGCGGAATGGAATTGTTGCAATTTGCCTATTTCAATCGTCAAAAAAATGGCGTTATTGGTTTGGATGTCGTAGACGAAATGTTAGAAGCTTCTCGCAAAAATTTTGAAGAAGCAGAAGCGCAAAACGATTGGTTTAAAAGTGAATTTGTCGATCTTAGAAAAGGTGACGCGCTCAACTTACCTGTAGACGATAATAGTATTGATGTTGCAGCGCAAAATTGTTTATTCAATATCTTTAAAACTGAAGATTTAAAAAAGGCTATTGCCGAAATGTATCGTGTGTTAAAACCAAATGGAAAACTTGTAATGAGCGATCCAACGTGTGAACAACCAATGAACGAAACACTTCGTAATGATGATCGTTTACGCGCTTTGTGTTTAAGTGGAAGCTTGCCAATTGCGGAATATGTGAAAATGTTGACAGATGCAGGTTTTGGAACGATTGAAATTCGCGCTCGTAAACCATATCGTATTTTAGATCCGAAAAATTATCCAACAGACGAATTGATTTATATTGAATCTATTGAAGTTGCCGCAATTAAAGATCCAATGCCAGCTGATGGACCTTGTATTTTCACAGGGAAAGCAGCCATTTATTTTGGTGCGGAAAACCATTTTGATGACGAAAAAGGACATATTTTAGTAAAAAATCAGCCAATTGCAATTTGTGACAAAACAGCTGGAGATTTAGCTTCTTTAGGTAGAGACGATGTTTTTATTTCAGATTCTACGTATCATTATGATGGTGGCGGATGTTGTTAGACAGAAAATAGTATTGAGAATTTAGTATTGAGAAATTTTTCAATCATTTAATCTTTCAGTTTATGGAATCTCAAATCGTCACTTCGAGTGATTTTCTGTCACGTT from Kordia antarctica encodes the following:
- a CDS encoding SDR family oxidoreductase, whose amino-acid sequence is MEENESTYTFTKEEWETCLKVLHALKENPLENPDNQQFGTLITKISKKAKKSNRKDSFSTKKQEDLKTILNSEISKKALENTTVYQDATETSQSFTKLNVPRNCYCCNTSYSFAHSFYNRLCPKCAELNYANRFKEIDLTNRNIILTGGRVKIGYATALKMLRANAHVTVTTRFPASALDLFRQEKDYATWKDNLVIYGLDLRNLKAVENFITYYKNTHTTLDILINNAAQTIKYTDQYYTPLIAKEQQLAFGFSEQKNLFTNETPVATVNLLENHVEKSYLELNRFGQPIDNRTKNSWNATLEEISMQELIEVNLINQISPYFLIKELLPLLKKSTFKNKHIINVTSSEGQFSYDNKTMFHPHTNMTKAALNMMTLTSAKTFEKDHIYMNAVDVGWVSTGARETLRKKQFEKGYIPPLDPVDGASRIVHPIYEIEKNNTIFTGKLLKNYAVVDW
- a CDS encoding T9SS sorting signal type C domain-containing protein, translated to MKKIYLITFLLVSAVMYSQSKIDWTKMNDNPDATFYQVQENFNNYWENKTPERGKGYKPFKRWEDYMAPRVYPSGDMSLPTTTYDNYMRWQLTNANSIQKSSAAVTSNWAQLGPIGPAAGPSPYTTTGAGRVNFLYFDPTNTNTMYVGAPDGGLWKSTNGGTSWTTNTDFLTIIGCSSLAIDPTNTQIMYLATGDLEGNRNSIGILKSIDGGATWNPTGLVIDASSSWKLSKLLMDPSDSSRMIVASNVGIWRTSDGWATSTFSSLNGDFPVLKDMEFKPGLLNANTVYASGDKLYKSTDFGVNWSQITTGIPTSGVSRIALAVTAGNDAYVYAIIGKSSDQSYMGTYRSTDSGDTFSTMSTTPNLLAYAADGSDTGGQASYDLSIVASPTDADNITIGGVNHWRSFNGGATWQNTSVWDSGEIHADIHEITYLPGSSSTMFSCNDGGLFRSVDNGNAWTDISGNLAIGQVVKLGLSSNNPNGIVAGEQDNGTILNTTTINDWYAINGGDGGECFIDYTNNDIVYVQYVEGKYGRTLDGGLSATTPIQTGLPTGIDFYSPFKMHPTVNTTIYSGGTPTLYTSTNQGDNWSALGTSSGTGSVKDFVVAPSDPTVIYTVQTDAISKSTDSGTSFSNVTGTLPTTVAFSSITVSTTDANKVWITYSGYNAPNKVFKSTDGGSSWTNISTGLPNLPMNTLVYRNGGIADEIYVGADVGVFIINNNATSWQPYMTNLPHAAVRDLEIFYGTTPALLRAGTYGRGVWETEVNSQTLGIDDIVSVSNDNEVLISINNESLEIKSSIHNIEKVVVYDVLGKKVFEKKAINATTLHMTSLYRSQRILFVKTLLSDGGIVVKKILF
- a CDS encoding arsenosugar biosynthesis-associated peroxidase-like protein; the protein is MDKSYYDPRDLKKFGSITDWSEELGNKFFDYYGKVFEEGALTPREKSLIALAVAHTEQCPYCIDAYTKDGLQRGITKEEMMEAIHVGAAIKSGATLVHGVQMMNKVNKLEM
- the arsS gene encoding arsenosugar biosynthesis radical SAM (seleno)protein ArsS (Some members of this family are selenoproteins.) translates to MATKSLQKRESELANSNRQLEILSNGIFQSGELPTFANKIKETNQFPLKPKTIEILQINLGYMCNQVCSHCHVDAGPDRKEIMTRETMQQCLDVIKKTGAHTLDLTGGAPEMNPDFRWFVEEASKVGVKDFIVRSNLTIIRANKKYYDLPEFFKKHNVHVVSSMPHWTRGKTDKQRGDGVFDKSIKALQELNAVGYGIPGSSLRLDLVYNPSGAFLPGDQVAMEKEFKKALFDDFDIQFHNLFAITNLPISRFLDYLIASENYEDYMYSLVEAFNPGAVANVMCTNTISVSWDGWLYDCDFNQMLDLKVASKSQHISEYNEEELSKRTIIISQHCYGCTAGAGSSCQGTVA
- a CDS encoding rhodanese-like domain-containing protein; its protein translation is MKNIFYIIILLCFAFANGQSALDSLLLKENKQSVPYITVAELVKKKNFVLLDSREKVEFETSHIKNASFVGYDKFKLKKIKNLLPKDKNEPIVVYCSLGIRSEDIAEKLQKAGYTNVYNLYGGIFEWKNKDNPVIDTKGNETENVHTFDENWSIWLKKGIKIYEKEKSKKDKQ
- a CDS encoding TIGR04282 family arsenosugar biosynthesis glycosyltransferase, which codes for MRKNSTLLMTFTRNPELGKVKTRLAKGIGEKAALEVYIKLLEHTESVLRKIKTDKCIWYSVSVRENDLWSDKSYQKKKQIGTDLGERMLHAFQDAFQNNYEKVIIIGSDLFDLQPKHIEQAIEALDTNDVVIGPAQDGGYYLLGMKTLHEKAFVPKNWGTETVLADTLNDLDNQTIHLLETLNDIDHAEDLVPYETFKKYLHKK
- a CDS encoding purine-nucleoside phosphorylase, translated to MLKHITETTEYLVNKGFDKPEIGIVLGTGLGKLIDDIEIIAEVHYNNIPHFPLATVEFHTGKLVYGMLAGKKVIVMQGRFHLYEGYDFIDITYPIRIMHKLGIKNLLVSNAAGAINLDYKKGDIMIIDDHINLQGGSPLAFKGVSQFGERFADMSAPYDAEMIAKVEEIAADKNIKIQKGVYASVVGPQLETRAEYRMLKIIGADAVGMSTVPEVIVANHLNVPCLAVSVLTDECDPENLAPVNIAEIIEIAGQTEPKMITLFSELIKTL